A region from the Rubricoccus marinus genome encodes:
- a CDS encoding Tll0287-like domain-containing protein, with the protein MTARAALVLLVLAGCASEPSSPADGPPPTEAQTPEEARVEAAVAAIDSMRAARAASISPDETVDAETFARVCKPVGMRARALADSTGWTVRQAAIRFRNPANAATPAEAALHERFEADPALAHVWADAPGGRLYARRITVTAGCAACHGPRDDRPAFVAERYPDDRAYGFQPGDLRGVYAVFVPAQP; encoded by the coding sequence GTGACCGCCCGCGCTGCCCTCGTCCTCCTCGTCCTCGCGGGCTGCGCCTCCGAGCCCTCGTCGCCCGCGGACGGGCCGCCTCCGACGGAGGCCCAGACGCCCGAAGAGGCCCGCGTCGAGGCGGCCGTCGCCGCCATCGACTCGATGCGCGCGGCGCGCGCGGCGTCCATCTCGCCGGACGAGACCGTCGACGCCGAGACGTTCGCTCGCGTGTGCAAGCCTGTCGGCATGCGCGCGCGCGCCCTCGCCGACTCCACCGGCTGGACCGTCCGCCAGGCCGCGATTCGTTTCCGCAACCCCGCCAACGCCGCCACGCCCGCCGAGGCCGCGCTCCACGAGCGGTTCGAGGCCGACCCCGCGCTCGCGCACGTCTGGGCCGACGCCCCCGGCGGGCGCCTCTACGCCCGCCGGATCACCGTCACGGCCGGGTGCGCCGCCTGCCATGGGCCCCGCGACGACCGCCCCGCCTTCGTTGCCGAGCGCTACCCCGACGACCGCGCCTACGGCTTCCAGCCCGGCGACCTGCGCGGCGTCTACGCCGTCTTCGTCCCCGCCCAGCCGTGA
- a CDS encoding porin has product MTRRLVLLAALAAAALTPAQAQDRPQPSPVEAARAADPYDVPPHVGYLLQADALSGPEVDPDGFLLRTARLRFAGEASATARYFVQAELARGPAVLDARLAVRLGGPVELVAGLYKTPFSRELLTFRGALPAAERARAVRALAPGRQVGANLRVTGERGGDTFRAEAGLFNGNGGRTFANDGDGLLAVGRAEAALAVPVGTLRLGASAARGRDDAAPIPTLDPAFEGTRTVVGADLDLTTPRVYVLAEALAGRLDGPGGDRRPWGGALTATVEAFHHVRLVGRLDHFDPDAPEAPHERPGAVDEPHEAPNRVALGLDLEPQPHVRALVDYGFPTDDPAHGEVRLRLQLALR; this is encoded by the coding sequence GTGACGCGCCGCCTCGTCCTGCTCGCCGCACTCGCGGCCGCTGCCCTGACTCCCGCCCAGGCCCAGGATCGTCCCCAGCCCTCCCCCGTCGAGGCCGCCCGCGCGGCCGACCCCTACGACGTCCCGCCCCACGTCGGCTACCTCCTCCAGGCCGACGCCCTCTCCGGCCCCGAGGTGGACCCCGACGGGTTCCTCCTCCGCACCGCCCGCCTCCGCTTCGCGGGCGAGGCCAGCGCGACGGCCCGCTACTTCGTCCAGGCCGAGCTCGCCCGCGGCCCCGCCGTTCTCGACGCCCGCCTCGCCGTCCGCCTCGGCGGCCCGGTCGAGCTCGTCGCGGGGCTCTACAAGACGCCCTTCAGCCGCGAGCTCCTCACGTTCCGCGGCGCCCTGCCCGCCGCCGAGCGCGCCCGCGCCGTCCGCGCCCTCGCGCCCGGCCGCCAGGTCGGGGCGAACCTGCGGGTCACAGGCGAGAGGGGAGGGGACACGTTCCGCGCCGAGGCCGGTCTCTTCAACGGCAACGGCGGCCGCACGTTCGCCAACGACGGCGACGGGCTCCTCGCCGTCGGGCGCGCCGAGGCCGCGCTCGCCGTCCCCGTCGGGACCCTCCGCCTCGGTGCGAGCGCGGCCCGCGGGCGCGACGACGCCGCGCCGATCCCCACGCTCGACCCGGCCTTCGAGGGCACGCGCACCGTCGTCGGCGCCGACCTCGACCTGACCACGCCCCGCGTGTACGTCCTCGCCGAGGCCCTCGCCGGCCGCCTGGACGGCCCTGGGGGCGACCGCCGCCCCTGGGGCGGCGCCCTCACCGCGACGGTCGAGGCCTTCCACCACGTCCGCCTCGTCGGGCGGCTCGACCACTTCGACCCCGACGCGCCCGAGGCCCCCCACGAGAGGCCCGGGGCCGTGGACGAGCCCCACGAGGCGCCCAACCGCGTCGCCCTCGGCCTCGACCTCGAGCCACAGCCCCACGTCCGCGCCCTCGTCGACTACGGGTTCCCCACCGACGACCCCGCCCACGGCGAGGTCCGCCTCCGCCTCCAGCTCGCGCTCCGCTAA
- a CDS encoding sterol desaturase family protein yields MATLLDLLHTTQVGAALAGLVVLLLLEGAHPFFEFFRERKERGRHLARNLVLGAVNSAVVAVVFAGLWVAAAAWAAANGWGLLRLVALPGWLHAMGAVLLLDAWTYAWHRMNHRIPFLWRFHRVHHSDAQMDVTTASRFHTGEIVLSSALRVPLIVALGVTAWQLVLYETLMFAVVQFHHANIALPERVEAVVNKLIVTPAMHKVHHSRWQPETDSNYSAMLSVWDRLFRSFRRREALHEVELGLAEFDDDRHQSVAGMLRTPLASIQKLDA; encoded by the coding sequence GTGGCCACGCTCCTCGACCTTCTCCACACCACCCAGGTCGGCGCCGCGCTCGCCGGCCTGGTCGTGCTTCTCCTTTTGGAGGGCGCGCACCCGTTCTTCGAGTTCTTCCGCGAGCGGAAGGAGCGGGGCCGCCACCTCGCGCGCAACCTCGTCCTGGGTGCGGTGAACAGCGCCGTCGTGGCCGTCGTCTTTGCCGGGCTCTGGGTGGCCGCCGCGGCGTGGGCGGCGGCGAACGGCTGGGGCCTCTTGCGTCTGGTCGCGCTGCCGGGCTGGCTCCACGCCATGGGGGCGGTCCTGCTCCTCGACGCGTGGACCTACGCCTGGCACCGGATGAACCACCGGATCCCGTTCCTGTGGCGCTTCCACCGCGTCCACCACTCGGACGCGCAGATGGACGTGACGACGGCGAGCCGCTTCCACACGGGCGAGATCGTGCTGTCGTCGGCGCTCCGCGTCCCGCTCATCGTGGCGCTCGGCGTGACCGCGTGGCAGCTCGTGCTCTACGAGACGCTGATGTTCGCCGTCGTCCAGTTCCACCACGCCAACATCGCGCTCCCGGAACGCGTCGAGGCCGTCGTGAACAAGCTCATCGTGACGCCGGCGATGCACAAGGTCCACCACAGCCGGTGGCAGCCCGAGACGGACTCCAACTACTCGGCGATGCTCTCCGTCTGGGACCGCCTCTTCCGCTCGTTCCGCCGCCGTGAGGCGCTCCACGAGGTGGAGCTAGGGCTGGCGGAGTTCGATGACGACCGCCACCAGTCGGTCGCCGGGATGCTCCGGACGCCGCTCGCATCCATCCAGAAACTCGACGCGTGA
- a CDS encoding cbb3-type cytochrome c oxidase subunit I, which yields MSKRSERRARKQAARLDQRRDTYATGIDPVHGVWRDGVAPTNVATWRRDVDRHVRTPVVAFTLTAVFWLLVGTTFALIASFKFQYPDWMGETAAMTFGRVRPAHLNTMIWGWISPAGVAIAVWLWGRLLKTEVRHVWALNVSWVLWNIGVTVGTVGILAGYSQGIEWVEMPLAAFVFLVPALLLVAYSLLSTLRHRRVAHLYISVWYIGASLLWTPVLIVAILLPIYSGVPHATANWWFAHNILGLWLTPIGLGAAYYLIPKVVGRPIYSYHLSYLGFWTLALFYNWAGVHHLVGGPPPQWVVTVSIVFSVMMIIPVIIVGLNHHMTAFPRIKRVIWSPTLRFVVFGAVSYTVVSLQGAMQALRFWQEVTHFTHYTIAHSHIGVYAFVTMIAYGALYYLLPRVTGWEWKSKRLISLHFWTTAVGISLYIVGLTAGGVLQGFLMNNPDVPFMEIVETMKPFLWSRSIAGVLMTVGHLAFAYLVWEIVRKKGERPPGPVFFRQPPAGVYRMMTGADPDTGDGSAAHPVPAP from the coding sequence ATGAGTAAGCGATCCGAGCGCCGCGCGCGCAAGCAGGCCGCCCGCCTCGACCAGCGCCGCGACACCTACGCGACGGGCATCGACCCCGTCCACGGCGTCTGGCGCGACGGCGTCGCACCGACCAACGTCGCCACCTGGCGCCGCGACGTCGACCGCCACGTCCGCACGCCCGTCGTGGCGTTCACGCTCACGGCCGTCTTCTGGCTCCTCGTCGGCACGACGTTCGCGCTTATCGCCTCGTTCAAGTTTCAGTACCCCGACTGGATGGGGGAGACGGCCGCGATGACGTTCGGGCGCGTCCGCCCCGCCCACCTCAACACGATGATCTGGGGCTGGATCTCACCCGCGGGCGTCGCCATCGCGGTCTGGCTCTGGGGGCGCCTGCTCAAGACCGAGGTCCGCCACGTCTGGGCGCTCAACGTGAGCTGGGTCCTGTGGAACATCGGCGTCACCGTCGGCACCGTCGGCATCCTGGCGGGCTACTCGCAGGGCATTGAGTGGGTCGAGATGCCGCTCGCGGCCTTCGTCTTCCTGGTCCCGGCGCTCCTGCTCGTCGCCTACTCGCTGCTCTCGACGCTGCGCCACCGGCGCGTGGCCCACCTCTACATCTCGGTCTGGTACATCGGCGCGTCGCTCTTGTGGACGCCGGTCCTGATCGTCGCCATCCTCCTGCCGATCTACTCCGGCGTGCCGCACGCGACGGCGAACTGGTGGTTCGCCCACAACATCCTGGGGTTGTGGCTCACGCCCATCGGGCTGGGCGCGGCCTACTACCTCATCCCCAAGGTCGTCGGGCGGCCGATCTACTCGTACCACCTCTCGTACCTCGGCTTCTGGACGCTGGCGCTGTTCTACAACTGGGCGGGCGTCCACCACTTGGTCGGCGGGCCGCCGCCGCAGTGGGTGGTCACGGTGTCGATCGTGTTCTCGGTCATGATGATCATCCCGGTCATCATCGTGGGGCTCAACCACCACATGACGGCTTTCCCGCGCATCAAGCGCGTGATCTGGAGCCCCACGCTCCGCTTCGTGGTCTTCGGCGCGGTGAGCTACACCGTGGTCTCGCTCCAGGGCGCGATGCAGGCGCTCCGGTTCTGGCAGGAGGTGACGCACTTCACGCACTACACCATCGCGCACTCGCACATCGGCGTCTACGCCTTCGTGACGATGATCGCCTACGGCGCGCTCTACTACCTCCTGCCGCGCGTGACGGGCTGGGAGTGGAAGAGCAAGCGGCTCATCTCGCTCCACTTCTGGACGACCGCCGTCGGCATCTCGCTCTACATCGTCGGGCTGACCGCCGGTGGCGTGCTCCAGGGCTTCCTGATGAACAACCCCGACGTGCCGTTCATGGAGATCGTCGAGACGATGAAGCCGTTCCTGTGGAGCCGCTCCATCGCGGGCGTGCTCATGACCGTCGGCCACCTCGCGTTCGCCTACCTCGTCTGGGAGATCGTCCGCAAAAAGGGCGAGCGCCCCCCAGGCCCGGTCTTTTTCCGCCAGCCGCCCGCGGGCGTCTACCGCATGATGACGGGCGCCGACCCCGACACGGGCGACGGGTCGGCCGCGCACCCCGTCCCCGCCCCCTAG
- the trxA gene encoding thioredoxin produces the protein MSDRFQTDVLDKSHEKPVLVDFWAPWCGPCRVLGPTLERLAKESQGRWRLVKVNSDHHPDLARRYGVRGIPAVKLFVDGTVEAEFTGAIPEPALRRWLDEHVPTPS, from the coding sequence GTGAGCGACCGCTTCCAAACCGACGTGCTCGACAAAAGCCACGAGAAGCCCGTCCTCGTCGACTTCTGGGCGCCGTGGTGCGGCCCCTGCCGCGTGCTCGGTCCCACCCTCGAGCGCCTGGCGAAGGAGAGCCAGGGCCGCTGGCGGCTCGTGAAGGTCAACTCCGACCATCACCCCGACCTCGCGCGCCGCTACGGCGTCCGCGGCATCCCCGCCGTCAAGCTGTTCGTCGACGGGACCGTCGAGGCCGAGTTCACCGGCGCGATCCCCGAGCCCGCCCTCCGCAGATGGCTCGACGAGCACGTCCCCACTCCGTCGTGA
- a CDS encoding rhodanese-like domain-containing protein: MSFFSRLMNRSDDTLAPADFVAQRDPEAPVLDVRTPDEFASGHLAGATNVDVMAPDFQSRVAALDLPTDTPVYLYCRSGNRSGQATKALRQMGHTGAVNVGGFDALAKAGAETA; encoded by the coding sequence ATGTCCTTCTTCTCCCGACTCATGAACCGCTCCGACGACACCCTCGCCCCCGCCGACTTCGTCGCCCAGCGCGACCCCGAGGCGCCCGTCCTCGACGTCCGCACGCCCGACGAGTTCGCCTCCGGCCACCTCGCCGGCGCCACGAACGTTGACGTGATGGCGCCCGACTTCCAGAGCCGGGTCGCCGCCCTCGACCTCCCCACCGACACACCGGTCTACCTCTACTGCCGCTCCGGCAACCGGTCCGGCCAGGCCACCAAGGCCCTCCGGCAGATGGGCCACACCGGCGCCGTCAACGTCGGCGGGTTCGACGCGCTCGCGAAGGCCGGCGCCGAGACGGCGTAG
- a CDS encoding c-type cytochrome, which produces MADSTLPGDADAPRPEDAAVPTSDEAQARAAQAGAAQPALAPAGAAQQTEQAEPLDLLSPYYREQNLAAEGAEAPPFALWVTIFGVVLFSVFYLGANVGDFSTYPWLQQPQAAGVAAAAAPVAVDGAQLYTSRCANCHQADGTGVANVNPPLAGSSWVTGDKGVLIRILLHGMNGPVEVLGATYNGNMPAWAILSDEEIAAVTTHERTSWGNAAEPITAAEVAAIRELTASRSQPWTAAELQDPANQGVPAGAAPEADAPEASGDDAPPDSAAADA; this is translated from the coding sequence ATGGCCGACTCCACCCTTCCCGGCGACGCCGACGCCCCGCGCCCCGAGGACGCCGCCGTGCCTACCTCGGACGAGGCCCAGGCCCGCGCGGCCCAGGCCGGAGCCGCCCAGCCCGCGCTCGCGCCTGCGGGCGCCGCGCAGCAGACCGAGCAGGCCGAGCCGCTCGACTTGCTGAGCCCGTACTACCGCGAGCAGAACCTCGCCGCTGAGGGCGCCGAGGCGCCCCCGTTCGCGCTCTGGGTCACCATCTTCGGCGTCGTGCTGTTCTCGGTGTTCTACCTCGGCGCCAACGTCGGCGACTTCTCGACCTACCCGTGGCTCCAGCAGCCACAGGCCGCCGGCGTCGCCGCCGCCGCGGCGCCCGTCGCCGTCGACGGCGCCCAGCTCTACACCTCGCGGTGCGCCAACTGCCACCAGGCCGACGGCACCGGCGTCGCGAATGTCAACCCGCCGCTGGCGGGCTCGTCCTGGGTGACAGGCGACAAGGGCGTGCTCATCCGCATCCTGCTCCACGGCATGAACGGGCCGGTCGAGGTGCTCGGCGCCACCTACAACGGCAACATGCCCGCCTGGGCCATCCTGTCCGACGAGGAGATCGCCGCCGTGACGACGCACGAGCGGACGAGCTGGGGGAACGCGGCCGAGCCCATCACGGCCGCAGAGGTCGCGGCCATCCGCGAGCTGACCGCCTCGCGGTCCCAGCCCTGGACCGCCGCCGAGCTCCAGGACCCCGCCAACCAGGGCGTCCCGGCCGGGGCCGCCCCCGAGGCGGACGCGCCAGAGGCCTCGGGCGACGACGCGCCCCCGGACTCCGCCGCCGCGGACGCATGA
- a CDS encoding cbb3-type cytochrome c oxidase subunit II, which produces MITRASLIFLGALAAILMSFTALAVLPAAQLATIEPTPGTEEYYGPTRRGREVYVREGCVYCHSQQVRPPDFGADIERGWGQRGSLPGDYVYDYPHVMGTMRTGPDLHDIASRQPSADWHHAHLYNPRSVSPGSVMAPYPWLYRVVEVRGDGPDNAVPLPPEYAPGEGFAVIPTEEAEDLFAYLMTLKLEAVDTPASDAAGATE; this is translated from the coding sequence ATGATCACCCGAGCCTCCCTCATCTTCCTCGGCGCCCTGGCGGCCATCCTGATGAGCTTCACGGCGCTCGCCGTGCTGCCCGCCGCCCAACTCGCCACCATCGAGCCCACGCCGGGCACGGAGGAGTACTACGGTCCGACCCGCCGGGGCCGCGAGGTCTACGTCCGCGAGGGCTGCGTCTACTGCCACAGCCAGCAGGTCCGCCCGCCAGACTTCGGCGCCGACATCGAGCGCGGGTGGGGACAGCGCGGCTCGCTCCCGGGCGACTACGTCTACGACTACCCGCACGTGATGGGCACGATGCGGACCGGCCCCGACCTCCACGACATCGCGAGCCGCCAGCCGTCGGCCGACTGGCACCACGCCCACCTCTACAACCCGCGCTCGGTCAGCCCCGGATCGGTCATGGCGCCCTACCCGTGGCTCTACCGCGTCGTCGAGGTCCGCGGCGACGGCCCCGATAACGCCGTCCCGCTGCCGCCCGAGTACGCGCCCGGCGAGGGGTTCGCCGTGATCCCGACCGAGGAGGCTGAGGACCTCTTCGCCTACCTCATGACGCTCAAGCTGGAGGCCGTCGACACGCCCGCGTCCGACGCCGCCGGCGCCACCGAGTAA
- a CDS encoding high-potential iron-sulfur protein codes for MSTTRRQFLSRAAVAGVALGAPSLLAACGSGDPRSASGCDGYSALTPQELQARQGLNYVDASPKPAQLCSNCMHYTAPAEGACGGCKLFAGPVLAGGYCTAWAAQAS; via the coding sequence ATGTCCACCACCCGCCGCCAGTTCCTCTCTCGTGCCGCCGTCGCAGGCGTCGCCCTCGGCGCCCCCTCGCTCCTCGCTGCCTGCGGCAGCGGCGACCCTCGCTCGGCCTCGGGCTGCGACGGCTACAGCGCGCTCACGCCCCAGGAGCTCCAGGCCCGCCAGGGGCTGAACTACGTCGACGCCTCGCCCAAGCCCGCCCAGCTCTGCTCCAACTGCATGCACTACACCGCTCCCGCCGAGGGCGCCTGCGGCGGGTGCAAGCTCTTCGCCGGGCCCGTCCTCGCGGGCGGCTACTGCACCGCCTGGGCCGCCCAGGCCAGCTAG